Part of the Brassica oleracea var. oleracea cultivar TO1000 chromosome C8, BOL, whole genome shotgun sequence genome is shown below.
TGTACCAGCATAATGGCGTGAACGTCGAGCAATGACAGTCAATATAAATTCTTCATTAGATACTAAACATTTAGTCTGCACAAAGCAAAGCAAAGCAACAGTAGAGATTAGGTCTTCTTGAATTAGCAAAGTTTTGGGAAATTTCTAGAGTAAACCATTCATAAAGGAATATATTCAAAGTTACCTGTTGGAAGAATCCGTATACAAGTGAAACTGTCCACACGGTATTCTGGAGGATCCTTCTGATCCCGTGTGTTAAATATTCATTCCACACGAACATGGTTTCGTCGTGAATTTTTCCTCTCTCAGTGTTGCATATGTTCCTTTGGAGGCTATACATGAGGTGGTATGTGTAGCTGAAGTAGAAGTTTTTGCTAAGATCCACCATGTTTAGGAGCTTCTTGTACCTATAATACAAAGGGGATGGAGTAAGACATGTGTTCTGCTAGGTAAGTTTATACAAGAGAGTATTTGCCTATGAATAACATATAACGGTTACAAGAATTATTGATTAAATACCTTCGCTCGGCTGCAGAACCAGCCACTCTCGTCTCACCGGAATGATATGGAATCATGATCATTTGACTATCCACTACACCATAAACAGTATGGCCACATATCTCGCCCACTTTTTTTCTTTTTTTAATCACTAGCATGTAATAAGGCCCCAAGAATTTCACAAACCCTGCACCAAGAGAATCTCCATAAGTTCAAAACGACACACAAACATTGAGAAAAAAAAGAAAAGCAATGCTTGGAGAAAAAGTTCCTCAGTACCAATGATTCCATAGCAAGTAGTCTCTGCTCTAAGGCCACCATACTCCTGGTTCCCACGACTTATCCATTTTTTAAGCTCGACGATTTGTTCATGTGTATACCTTGTAGGATCTTCAAATAAATTCAACTCGTTTGGATCGGTTCGATCAATCTTAAGTATCCTCCAAAAGGTTTTCTTCTTGTCTCTCCCAATCAAGTAAAAATTCTGCACAAACAACGAATATATTCACAAACAACATGATATGTTTTATATTATTACAAAAATTACTTACAACATTGTATGTCAAGCTAAGGGTTCATGCAACCATATGAAACCAAACAGTTTCATCAAACATAAACCGAACCATCTTACATAATTTAAATGCAAACTGGAAGATAATTTTTTTTTTTTTTGACTAATAAAAATAGATGGTGTATGAATCTAAACTGGAAGATAATTATAAACGTATTTATTGGTATTTGAGGGTAAATGATCACATAGCAATTTAGAAGAAGAAGAATATTAATATAAGAGAAAGTTCAAGATTTTGTACAGTTAGAGTGCGGTAGAGCATGAACTTGTGAAGAACGGGCAAGTCAACCAATTTGCGCATCGTCTCTGATCCCATCGGACCAAATGAAATTGAAACTTCGAACCTGGAGAAACTATAAACCCGATGTCGAACCGGTCGATACAGATCGAAACACCCAACTAGACGAGATAGATAGAGCGTCTCAGGGGCGATAGTCAAATAGATAAGGAAGAAGAAGACTATTGGATAGAAGAGTGGAGGCGTCGAGGATGTGATCAGGTCGCGGAGGAAGAGAGAAGAGAAGACTTGTTTAAAAAAAGGTAAAATACATTTTGGATCAGCTTTTTTTAGTCTTTTCGGCGCTACATCGACTATATATAGACACTATGTACGTGGCCGCTTCCGAAGTAGCTTGTTATAAAAGGTTACTACCTTTTCTGCGTATCAAACCTTTTTTTTGTCTCCTAAAAGTAACATCTATACTCCATCTGCATATTTTAAAATTTTAAAATATATTAATAAAATATTTTAAATTTTATCTACAAAACATATTTTGTGATTATCTATTTTTAATAAAAATGAATAGAAACAGAACTTTTAAATACTATATAAATGTCGAGAAAAAATATATTTAAATAAATTTTAAAATCGATACTAATATAAAAGTGTTAATCTTTTTTTGAAACACTTTTTGTTTTAGAAACACATAAAAATGTTAATAAATAACAGTAATTTTGTAAAATTATTGAAATCTATAAACACCAGTAACAATCAACAAATTTTTCAGTTGCCACTACCTTCTCTTACTTACTAGAATTGAAGATGATATCAATATATTTTTCAGTTCAATTTTTTTTTACAAAACTACGCCATGTTATCTGATGTCTGACCGATGATGGTAGCTTCGCAATGCTTTCTAAAAAATACAGAAAACGTCTTCTCACGTCTTCCCGAACCATGTCAAGTGGTAGTTCGCAATACTAAATTTTAACGAAAACAAAAAGGCAATGTCTAAACGACTTGCTTTATTTTTTTTGTTATTAAAGACTTTGGTATCAGATAAATAAAACAATGACTGGCATCGCATCATGTAAACTTTGATTCCTTTCACAATCACTAGCATTGACAAAACCGAAAACCCCCAATTATTAGGAATACTATAATCAAAGACAAAACAATTTTGACATTTATAAATTCATCACGAGGTATATGTATATAGAGTTTACGCTCTGTTTTAAAACCATATATTGATCGTTTTGGTCTGGACCAGCCAAGCCCGGCCCTGAATAGAAGCAAGAGAATCATAGGCTTGGAGTCTTGGAAAAACTTATTTAGTTTATGGATCAAATTAAGACAATGCACTTTAGTAGGTAGCTCTCCTGGTAATTCTGGTCTGGAAATTGGTTAGGCTCCCATTTACATTCTTCATAGACCTCCTTAAGGAACTCTTCCATGAACTCGTGCATTTTCTCTACCCTCCTTCTACCCGCCGGATATATTATTTGAACTACCCCAATTTCTGGAAGAGATTCGATAAGTGCTAGACCTGATCATTCGTCTTGAGACCTGGAAGCAAATCCAAGGAAGGTGATCATCATCCTCTTCCTATACAATTTGAATAGTTAACACTGATAGTAAAATTATCTTAAGAAACTAAATTTGTATCTACCTGTAAGAAAGAGAAAATTAATACCTATCTACAAAACCCCATATATTTTGCCAGAAATCAGAATTGTATTCAAATATAGAGATCAATTGATCATTAAGATAGATTGAAAGTTTAGATGATCACTTTGGATTTGTTTCCAGGTTTGTTGAAAGCAATTAATACATTAGAATGATTAAAGGAAATCAATTCATTAGAAGGATAGCATCAATCATTTCGTGAATAAATGATCAAGCTGTCATTTTATCGTGTTTGGGACAATTAACTTTTAATTTTAGTCCAAAAAAATAATTAAAATGTTAATGTAATGCAACTATAAGGTGTCATATGTTTTCTTTTTGTTATGGCGGCATGGCATCATGTTCTTACACAATACGATGATTATACGTGTTATGTGATCGTAAAACGCGATTCGCTTATATTTTGCTCGGCCATATCTTACGATAAAAATATTCTATGCATCATAATTAATTATCCAACGACGAGTAAAATGGAAACAATATCTTAAACAGTACATATGTTTCTATAAATTTGCAACACATGTTCACGTATGGTAGCTAAAGGTACGTTTGATATGGAATCGTTCCAAAAATTGTTAATTATTTGAAAGTGCATTTAATATCAAAATTAATTACCATAAATGGATAAAATTCTCTTTCTTCCCATATTAAACCCATGAACAACTATAAATACCTTTTAAGACAAACCCTAACGATATTTTCCATCCCTCTCTCTTGTCTGGTCATGGAAGAAGTAAGAGAAACTCTACCGACTACTTTCTTGAAACCTAATGAACAACTTCAAATCCCTAACGTGTTGGTTACTCAAACCAAAAAAGAGTTGACAAAACCACGAAACCCTAAAACGAGCCGAGGTCGACTGAAGATTGAGATCAAGGAGATCAAAGAGGACAGCAAGAGACATGTAACGTTTTCGAAACGACGCCGCGGGCTGTTCAAGAAAGCCGCTGAGTTGAGCGTTTTGACCGGTGCAAAAATCGCTGTGGTAACGTTCTCTAAATGCGGTAGGATCTACAGTTTTGGGCACGTGGACTCGTTGATGGACAAGTATCTTCGCAAGATTCCGGTGAACTTGGATGTATATTCAGGTGGTGACTCTGCGGAGGAGGGAGGGAGGCCGTGGTGGGAGAGGCCGGTGGAGAGTGTGCCGGAGGAGGAGTTGGAAGAGTACATTATGGCGATGAGTGTGTTAAGAGACAAGTTAGGTAAGAAGATTAATGACATGGGGAGTATTGTTCCTGAATGGCCAATCAACATGATGGGTTGGAAGCCACAGATGGATATGCAAAGCATGGGGGATGTGACTGATGGGGTTACTCGATGCCGTCTAGGTCAAAACGGATGATTGATATTTAGTGGTCTCGTGGAGTATTCATTTAAGTATTTGATTTTTAGATTTGTTGAGTTTAGTTATATGAATTCATTTCATTCAGATTAATCCTTCTTTTTTCTTGTATTTTTGTTACAGTAATTTGAAAGTTAAATCCATATTTATGCTTTTGTTTAAATTATGTTAAGTTTTGCATCATAAACTGACTCCAAGTAAATAAAGAGCTAAGGGCTTGATGTAAATAAACTCCTTGGCTCAAGCGACAACATTCTTCTCTTTTAGTTGTGACAGCTTGCAAGTGAGCTTCATGGCTGGATCTATAACATCCAAGCTTTTCAAAAGATGGAAGTCTAGTCCTCCAAGATCAAGACCAATATTGGAGTAGAATTCATTCGATGAGCATCCAGAATAAAGATGTTTAGTCAATAGTTCGACAAATGAGTCAGTAACCGATCTCTACAACTTATCATCTATTGGTATACCATAGGATAAAAAGGTTAATAAATTCCGCACTGAATTTCTCACACGATGTGTTTAAGTATAGAGATCATGAGGAACTTTTTTTTGGGTAGGAAATTGGGAGAAAGAACTCCCAATATTTATTCAAAAGCAAACTTCATACTACAAACGAGTTTATCGTGGCCTTAGAGGTCCATCAACATCCTCTCGCAATAAGCTAACAACATCTGACGACGCAGCGTCTAATTTATGAAAACCAAACGAAAGAGAGAAAGCAAGATTAGCTAAACCATCAGCTAAGTGGTTTGCTTCCCTATACACATGAACTATTCGGACCAACCAGTCCCTTGTTAAGAAGCCATAGCATAAATGTACCAGGAAAGATAGCGGGTGAGTGTCCCCAATCCCTTTTATGAGAAACTCCACCACCATTGTAGAATCAACTTCCAACTCCAGCCTACTAATACCTTTTTCCCAAGCGATCACAAGCGCATAGTATACTCCCCAAAGCTCTGCCAAGGGGGCAGAGCACCTTCCTATATTAGAAGCAAAACCGTCACACCACTCACCCTCACCATTACGCAACACTCCCCCTGCAGACACAGGTCTCGGGTTCCCATGAGAGGCCCCGTCAGTGTTAAACTTCCCACCCGAAGCGGCGTCCATCCTATCATCCTTGTGACACTGCTACCACAGTCCATACCTCCATTCTCCACTTCATTGGCTGACATCACTTCTTTAGCCAAGTTACGTACAAATTGTACTCTATCTCTCCACAACTGATTCTCTCCAAAAACAATTCTCACATCTCCACTTCCATCCCCACCACGTAGCCAAAGCAAAAATTGTGGCCCAAGGAACTCCATTCCTTGCGTCCTTATCACATAGATTACAATAAAGGCACTCAAACAAAGACATCGAGAAGAAAGCTTGTCTCTTCGTAGATGGAACAAATCTATTTCATATTCCTGTCATCGCTGGATAATCTCTAAGAACATGCGAGAAGAAAGCATGTCTCTTCGTAGATGGAACAAATCTATTCCATATTCCTGTCATCGCTGGACAATCTCTAAGAACATGCAAAGTTGTTTCGATCCCTCCCTTACAGACCTGACACACATCAGTTCCACTAAGGTGCCGTCTATATCTCTCTGCGTGAGTCATGAGGAACTTATGCAAAGGAAGATGCCACCATGTGTTGTACAAGAGAGTCCAACGAGGAAGATAGTGGAGACTATCCACAAGATGACGTGAAGCTTAAAAGACGACGTGATGCAAATAAAAGAGGGTTTGATGCACACGTGAGTATGTTCTAACAAAAATAAACAATTTTTTGAAACAAGAACATAATATATGAAAGCGAAACTTTTAACTATGGAAAAGCATGCAAAAGTTCAACAATGTTATAATATTATATTTTTCTTTCTTTCTTTCTTTCAAGAACATTATGTTTGGAACTCATCCATGAAAAGAAACGGCATGGTTCTCCTTTTCTTATTATTGCTCAAGTAAAGAGATCATTAAAACAGAATCCCCTTAGTCGCGGAACTCATCCATGAAGCTCTTGTGGAACTCAGTGAGACGGTTCACGATGGCCGGAATCTTATCTTCTTGAGGGAGTATAGTGCACCTGAAATGCCATGTTCCGGGTACCTATACATCAATCCCACCAAAAACACACACAAGGTTAGTAACAACAGTTAAGAGAAGGTTTTGCTTAGAGAAAAAAATCTTTGTAAGATTCATCAAACCTGTCTAAATCCAGAACCAGGGACAACGACTATTCCTGTAGCGTTTAAAAGGCGTTTGCAGTAGAACGCGTCCGGTGCAGTCTTAGCAGCTTCTGCAGCTGCAATCGCCTTTTGTGGGAGGTTGATGCAAGGGAATAGATACATAGCTCCTTCAGCTCTGTTGCATGTTACACCTTCTAACTTGTTCAAAGCTTCTTCAAGGGTCTGTGTGGTTCAACTCAAAACTCATTAAAACCATAACAAAAATCTAGTTCCATGATTGCTAGTAAGTTCTGTGAGAATGGCTAACCTTTGCACGTGTTGCTAAAGACGAGAGAATCCCCTCTTTCTCTGCTATGTATGAATCATAGGAGTCATCACCAGGCTGATCAAATTACATTAAAGAGCTGTTAAAGACAATTGAGCTTTTAAACCAAACCAGCTGTTAAAGTAATACAATACCTTGGGAGGGCTCATGACGAGGCTGGCGAGAATTTGACCAGAGATGTTGGAGCAAAGATTGACAGAAGCCACTTTGTATATCTGTTCTCTTACATCAGAAGTGAATCCGGTAACCTCCATGTAACCGCCTCTCTTCCCACACTCTCCATAGTACCCTATTGAAAGAAAGGAGTACACTTTTGAGACTAATTGTACATAGAAATGAACTAAGAAAGAACTTGTTTTCAAACCTTTGGAGATAGATTGGAACGAGACCAAGGAGATGTCCTTCTCACCGTAGCCCATAGACCGAGCTACTTTCTTGAAGGAGTGGAATTTTTTGTCAGGGACGTAAACGTTTTCCTGATAAACCTCGTCTGCTAGAAGCACCAAACCTTCTTTCTTACAGAAATCAACAATGTCACGCTGGTTTTCTTCTGACAGAACCTTTAACCAGGAAAAATAACAGGCTGAAAAGTTCAGACAAACTGTAAAATCTGGATGGAAATAGATTTGTGGTTTAGTCTTTACCTGTCCTGTAGGGTTACCAGGGTTAATAACCGCCAAGGCTCTTACAGTGATGCCCTTTGACTTAGCATCCTCAAGCTGCTTCTTCAGCTCAGATATTTCAAGACCCCATCCTGATGCTTCGTCAAGGTAGTATGGAACCTACCACAAGAAGATGACAGCAATCAGAAAGAAAGAAAAAAGAAACTTGGAAGAGTCACTATAGACATGCATCAGAGAGACACAAAGGAACATACCAGACTTCCACCGTGAAGGGCAATAGAAGCTGAGTACAAGGGGTACTGAGGAATAGGGCAAAGGATTCCATCTTTCTCTGAACTTATGAGGAGCTGCATCATCATGTGAACCTAAAAGAACGAGAGTAACATTACTAACCTTTTTTCTGTAATTTATATAAGTTTAGGGAAAGTTTGATGACTGGTTACCCCAGGACTGGCACCATCTGTCATGAAAATATCATTAGGATCAGCAGGGAAACCGTCACGGGCTTCGATTCCAGCAGCTATCGCATCACGTAGTCCCTTGATACCCTGAGAGACAAAGCAGAAGATTAAGAGAGTGTATCATCCATCATTCACTGTTTAAGATTGACAAAGGCCACAAAACCTGGCTGTGGCTGTAAGCACCGGTAGCTTTCCCGGGGATTTGGTCGAGAATCTTCCAAGCACGGTCAATAGAATCCGAACTGATAAAAAAATTGCAACATCCATTGGTTAAACAAAATATTATACCATTAGAAGAAGGAAAAAAACAAACAACTCAGATGCTGAATTGTAATTGAGGTTAGAACATATAAATGGTACCTGAACAAACCATGTGTAGCACTCTCGTCCAACAAAGCTGTGTGGGAACACAAAGCAAGAACCTGAGACAAATGGATGTCACAAGTTAACTCATGAATTAACAGATGGAACAAACCAGAAGTACAATCAAAGCTCACTTATTCACCTCTCTGAAGAATGTTATAGGCTGTTGGCCAAGAGACTGAGGATTTCCAATATTACAGTAGATAATCTGCCAGAAGAGGCCACACTTGTAAGCTAGAATCAAGTTTAGAAAAGCACTACACAGACTAGAACATACCTCATCGAAGGGATAAGCGTCCTTGTTAATCTTCAAATCATCTTGCAACCTCTGTGGGGTGGGTGGAAGAGGAGGAGAAGCAAAAAAAGTTTCAACTTTAGAAGAATGAAAATTTAAGGAGAAAGATGATTGCTTTTACCTGAGCAATGCTGACAATCTCTCCACGGACAGCATACTCACATTTCAGAACCTAGCACAACCCAATCAAAAAAAAAAAAAAACACATCTCACTAGCGTCAGCTGCAAGATGCAGAACAACTTTGTCTAATAAACAAAAGCATAGCCTAAAATATAATACGTAATAAATATGTATCGTTCATGTGTCAATGACCTGAATCCCTAAACAGATTCTCAACAGACTAATCTCCAAAAAAAAAAAAAAACTAACAACAGAAAAACAAAAGACTTTCTCTACCTTGGGGTTGATGGAGTCGAGAGTAACGGGAAGAGAGGAGGATGATGAATCAGAGCCAGGCATGTCGGAAGAAGAAGAAGAAGAAGAAGAAGAAAAGAGACGCGGAGAAGAAACAGTGGTGGAATCGGAAGCGGAAGGACGGAGAAGAGAGAGGAGGCGGAGGTTATTGTGATGATGAGGTTGACAACAACGACGACGAGTCTGATCAATGAGATTTTTGGCTTGGCCAATCACGAATCTCCGCATCTGTGTCGATAGAATATACTTTGATGCTCTCAAAATCTATTCGATGGCTCTGGACTGCTCAATTACCAAACTTTCCGATTCCTCCTATGCTCCCTCCCTTTCGCCCTGTTTTTGACCATTCCTTTTCCGACCACCGACTTGGAATTTACGGAATTTTGCATTTAATTTTATAAGTTTTTTTTATTTTTTATAAAACACACTGTCAACGAATATTTTTCTTATTTTTATTACCTATGATTATGGCTGGATAGGTTTTAGAGTTTCTTAATTTTTTTTTTCTTTTTTTTTTTATTTATTTTTGTCCGAAAAAAAAATTAAATAATAATCAATCGTGGACTGCCACATGTCAGTGGGACTCGCGAACAGTACTTTTATCACCGGTTTGATAGTGATATGTCGAGTTTGATGGTGATATGTGGAGTCCACCACTAACTTTATGTGTAAAAACTCTTTTAAACTAGCGATGTTGATGGTTTTATATCTTTACGTCAAAAAAAAAAATCAGACTACATATATAGTCCAAATAATGCATATCTTAATAATTAGTTTTCAATGGTCTCTACTCTCTAATATACAACGTAGGATTAACAATTCAACATAAACAAGTTCTGGAATCTGGATCGTAGATTCGGACAAAACATGTCTTCTTTCCTTTGGTCAAACAAAACCATATGTTTTTTGTTCGAAGTCAGCGACTAAAAACGCTGGTTTAAAAATAAGTTTTGGGCTATTACAGGCCCGGATTGGGGCTAAATCTCTCTTCTGGCCCAACCTTTGATTCAAACGAACCACAATCCCTTCTACTATACAATAACAGACTAGTGTGCATAATGTTTGCAAAATTAGTTTTCCAACATTATGGGTCACAGGTGATGGTTTTCAAGCGTGAGACACAAAGAAGTGAAGAACACAGAGAAAGAGGTTGATCATTGTATGAGTTTAAGCACCCAACGAGAAGAAACGTGCTAAGGCTGAGAAGATACCAGAGATCGTTACATCAACTGGAAGGAATCCTTACCATTGTGTCAAAGTCTCCGGTTCGAATGACCACTAATATTATATGATGTGGTTTCAGGTCTGGAGAATTAGGGCTTCGGCCCAAACCTCCTTGTAATTCAAAAAAAAAAAAGAGATTAGCGAAGAAGCATAACACAATGAGGTTTAGAATTTGAAGGTGAGAGAGACTACACGAAGAGTGCGAGGATTCTTTGAAGTCTCTTTTCTTGATCCATAAGATTGAATGCCTCAAAACTAAAAGATGAGTTCATATATTTCAAGTAGATTACATAATTAAGAAAAAAAGTCTAGTTACCTATTCTACAAAAAAAAGAAAGAAACATAGAAGATCTAAGAAGGAAAATGAAAGAAAAAGAAAAGACAAAAGAAATGTAAATTTAAGGTTTTGTTGCTGCTGTGATCTGCTGTTTCCTACTTCCTTGAACACCAACAGGGAGGTTATACCTGATTCCGAAAAAGAAAGCACACTCTTCATGTCAGTTACAACTAAAACTCGTATTTGGGGATGCATAAAAATCAAAACTGGAATGTTTCTTGTTTCTTCTTTACTTGTTCTGACTAGGGTTTGAGCCAGTCCTTGGGATTCTTCGAAAGCTATCATTTTCTCCTCTAAGCGGCTTTTCTTCCTTCATCTCCTTGCTTGTCTGCAAACCTCTCACAGCTTGACTACTAGAATGTGTCATCCTTAACAGAGAACGTCCCTCTACGCAATGCTTGCTGCTAAAGAAAGCTACTAGTAGCAGAAGAACCAGTGCCACTGACCAGTATCTCTTCATTGTGGACTTTTCTTCTTGTAATTACTTTAGGAATCTTGAAAGCTCTTAGGTTTGTTTTTGTATTGTTTATTTAGAACTGAAACTTTAAGAAAATTCTGGACAGAGAAGTTAGAGACACTGAGGAAGAGAGAGAGAGAGAGAGAGAGAGACTTGTATTAGTTTGTTGCTTTATAGAATAAGATTCCATGGGGTTGGAACACATAGTTATGGGGATCTGATCACGTGATCTTACTTTGACTGATGTAATTAAATCAGATGGTGAGTTAGTTATCTTTAATCTTAATCATTTACTAGAGACAAAGCCACAAAGGATCCTCATTACCTAACTCATGTAAATGCTCAGATGGTGGTCATGTGATTAGACCACGTGATTTCTGCCTACTGTTATTGGGGAACTCAAAAGAGGCTGAAACTTAACTTTGTTATATGTTTTTTAATCTTTAAGTTGTGAAGACATAACTTTGGAACTTGTAGGTATTTGCTCAAGTCCAATTTTCAGAAGTAGATAGTTGCAGGTAAACCAGCTGGTTTGTCTCTCTATTAATCGCTACTTTTGTTTTTTTTTCTCCTCTGCAAAATTGTATTATTTCTTTTGAAAATTGAAGAGAAAAATTGGACTTGAAGAGAAAAAAAAAACAAAATTTGATTGGAAGAACCGGCACAGATTCTTGAGATGAGTAGATCCTCAAGTGGAGACTTGAGTAATAGAGAAAAGGGCATTACGCAATTTTATTTTTTAATAAATTAAAACCATATTTGGAAGGATTCTCTTTAAGATATATGACTAATCATCAACTAGAAATAGGGTTTTACGCTTTCTAAAAAAGGCGTTTTTGAAGATTGTATAGACGGACTTGGAGCAATTTTCAATGGTATGTGTTCTATCTCCCTTCTTGATCTCGAAAAGTTCATCGAGAGCTGGCTACCCCGAAGACGTCACGGAAATTCCCGGTATTTAAGGCAACGAGGTGAACCTCACGTTCCCGTGGAGAACATCTTTAGATTTCTAAAGATTTTAAAATCAACTTAGCGGAATGTGTGTCGTGTTTAGTGGGCAGACGAAGTTCGGTTGTAATACATTGATTTAGGAGCTTCTGTTCGGATCGAACTTGTAACATGAACTGATTGTCCGGTTTACCGGACTATTTTAATATAAGTAATTTGAAGAAAAAAAAGTTTTAGTGAACATGTGACTAATAAGTTACAGCTAATCGGACCGGAAGGAATGATTGTATACTGAACCGGTAAAACTTATGGGGATTAATTGTTGAATTTGGTTTGGTCTGCTTTAGCTTAACCATCCCAAGTTTGGCTATTCTCTGATCATCTCTCTAATGTGCTGGAAAGTTATATCTCATTTTCCCCAAATTTTGTTCCTTGTTGTTCTTGGATCTGGTCTTCTCCGCCTGATGTGATTTCCTTCGTCTTTTCGCGTCTCTGGGTAAGTACCAAGCTTGGCTTGCAATTGGATTATCTATCGAATTGCAGTTTGGTTTTGTCTAATATCAAAAGGACATTTCTAGGGATTGCCATTTCTTGATTTAGCTTAGATTTTGGGGGTTCTTGTTGAATGACTTTGGATGATTCAAGTTTCATCTGCTATTGTGTCTGTGTGATTTCATCTGTGTTTTTGTTGATGATCTAAAACAGGATTTAATTAACAGTAGCTGCTGTGCTGCAGTTTATTCAATTAGTCCAATAGATGGCAGAAAAGGCTTGTATAAAACGTCTCCAAAAGGAATATAGAGCACTCTGCAAGGTACAACTCTTTTGAGCAGGACTCAAGATTCCTTTATTTTTCATTCTCAACCAGTTTTTTATGTCAACTTTTTAAATATGCTCCTCTACATGTATGTACGTATGTGAATGTTTTTCTTTGTTCTTGGTCAAGAGTAAGTTTCATATTTTTCTTTTGTGATTATTTTTTATGATATGTTCTGTTTTTTGGGCCTGTTAGGAACCAGTCTCCCATGTTGTGGCTCGTCCTTCCCCAAATGACATTCTCGAGTGGCGTAAGCCTTTTCTATCTCTTTTATCTCTATTTTTGTCTATGTTTCTCTTACTTGATGAGGTATATTTGATGGACATATTTTTTTTTCACTTGGGAATATACAAGAAACTATGAAACAATGGGACATGACACGTCACACTGTAATTATTTACTTTTGAGTCTTTGATAGAATGGTGAAGATTAGTTTATCAAAGGTTTATAATAAGTTCAACACAAAGATTTGATTTTTTTTTTTTGTTTTCTTCTCCATAGT
Proteins encoded:
- the LOC106312751 gene encoding uncharacterized protein LOC106312751 yields the protein MKRYWSVALVLLLLVAFFSSKHCVEGRSLLRMTHSSSQAVRGLQTSKEMKEEKPLRGENDSFRRIPRTGSNPSQNKYNLPVGVQGSRKQQITAATKP
- the LOC106309314 gene encoding phosphoinositide phosphatase SAC5-like; the protein is MGSETMRKLVDLPVLHKFMLYRTLTNFYLIGRDKKKTFWRILKIDRTDPNELNLFEDPTRYTHEQIVELKKWISRGNQEYGGLRAETTCYGIIGFVKFLGPYYMLVIKKRKKVGEICGHTVYGVVDSQMIMIPYHSGETRVAGSAAERRYKKLLNMVDLSKNFYFSYTYHLMYSLQRNICNTERGKIHDETMFVWNEYLTHGIRRILQNTVWTVSLVYGFFQQTKCLVSNEEFILTVIARRSRHYAGTRYLRRGVNDEGSVANEVEIEQIVTKEVPEDQKIPMTSVVQMRGSIPLFWSQEATVLNPQPDIKLNNKDGNYVATQHHFENLKQRYGKLIIILNLLNEGFLIF
- the LOC106312750 gene encoding alanine aminotransferase 1, mitochondrial, whose amino-acid sequence is MRRFVIGQAKNLIDQTRRRCCQPHHHNNLRLLSLLRPSASDSTTVSSPRLFSSSSSSSSSDMPGSDSSSSSLPVTLDSINPKVLKCEYAVRGEIVSIAQRLQDDLKINKDAYPFDEIIYCNIGNPQSLGQQPITFFREVLALCSHTALLDESATHGLFSSDSIDRAWKILDQIPGKATGAYSHSQGIKGLRDAIAAGIEARDGFPADPNDIFMTDGASPGVHMMMQLLISSEKDGILCPIPQYPLYSASIALHGGSLVPYYLDEASGWGLEISELKKQLEDAKSKGITVRALAVINPGNPTGQVLSEENQRDIVDFCKKEGLVLLADEVYQENVYVPDKKFHSFKKVARSMGYGEKDISLVSFQSISKGYYGECGKRGGYMEVTGFTSDVREQIYKVASVNLCSNISGQILASLVMSPPKPGDDSYDSYIAEKEGILSSLATRAKTLEEALNKLEGVTCNRAEGAMYLFPCINLPQKAIAAAEAAKTAPDAFYCKRLLNATGIVVVPGSGFRQVPGTWHFRCTILPQEDKIPAIVNRLTEFHKSFMDEFRD
- the LOC106311449 gene encoding agamous-like MADS-box protein AGL61 yields the protein MEEVRETLPTTFLKPNEQLQIPNVLVTQTKKELTKPRNPKTSRGRLKIEIKEIKEDSKRHVTFSKRRRGLFKKAAELSVLTGAKIAVVTFSKCGRIYSFGHVDSLMDKYLRKIPVNLDVYSGGDSAEEGGRPWWERPVESVPEEELEEYIMAMSVLRDKLGKKINDMGSIVPEWPINMMGWKPQMDMQSMGDVTDGVTRCRLGQNG